One Xiphophorus couchianus chromosome 1, X_couchianus-1.0, whole genome shotgun sequence genomic region harbors:
- the pdyn gene encoding proenkephalin-B, with the protein MEWYVLALMLSLPPSVHTDCSSQCQRCAEQMLRPEAALSSLSCSAECDEEELESCAPAPRLADFTEDQAAEAEETQQAELVKRYGGFIKRIDKNKNKVFVSSPWRDNSVLKAASLPENYEELLKRLEVRGAPAAQEPVPHAYVKRYGGFLRKFGPKSKRRSPAEEESQEPEELQKRYGGFMRRVRPKLNNLKWDKRYGGYLRRHFKFSVRSAEEPYSSSSSAELSL; encoded by the exons ATGGAGTGGTACGTCCTGGCGTTGATGCTGAGCCTGCCGCCCTCCGTCCACACGGACTGCTCGTCACAGTGCCAGAGATGCGCCGAACAAATGCTGCGCCCCGAGGCCGCGCTCAGCAGTCTG TCGTGCAGCGCGGAGTGTGacgaggaggagctggagagcTGCGCTCCGGCTCCGCGGCTGGCCGACTTCACCGAGGACCAGGCGGCGGAGGCGGAGGAGACCCAGCAGGCAGAGCTGGTCAAGCGCTACGGCGGCTTCATCAAGAGGATCGACAAGAACAAGAACAAAGTGTTCGTCTCCTCCCCGTGGCGCGACAACTCCGTCCTGAAGGCCGCGTCTCTGCCCGAGAACTACGAGGAGCTTCTGAAGCGGCTGGAGGTGAGAGGCGCGCCCGCCGCGCAGGAGCCCGTCCCGCATGCTTACGTGAAGCGCTACGGAGGCTTTTTACGCAAGTTCGGCCCCAAGTCAAAAAGGAGGAGTCCTGCGGAGGAGGAAAGCCAGGAGCCCGAGGAGCTCCAGAAGCGCTACGGGGGCTTCATGCGGAGGGTCCGGCCGAAACTCAATAACCTGAAATGGGACAAACGCTACGGAGGCTACCTGCGGCGCCACTTCAAGTTCTCCGTCCGCTCTGCTGAGGAGCCctactcctcctcttcctctgcggAGCTCAGCCTATAG
- the stk35 gene encoding serine/threonine-protein kinase 35 translates to MDICDGKRRRKVSGGVRGCRRSVAAKMKREAVKVLRSLSVGNNNRRAEAMDEEDDEDCFSISFLRSDPSRPAAAVSPRYSLLREVGRGSYGVVYEAVARRTGARVAVKRLQCDAPENVELALAEFWALTSLENRHQNVVQLEECVLQRNGLAQKMSHGNKKSKQYLRLVETSLKGERILGYPEEPCYLWFVMEFCEGGDLNQYILSRRPDPQTNSSFMLQLTSAIAFLHKNNIVHRDLKPDNILISQKSGSPVLKVADFGLSKVCAGLTSKTIEEDPTARAGGKGSNQYNTVNINKFWLSSACGSDFYMAPEVWEGHYTAKADIFALGIIIWAMVERITFIDAESKRELLGTYVRQGSEIIPVGEALLENPKMILHIPQKARSSMTEGVKKLLLDMLAVNPQDRPDALQLEIRMDQVTFAA, encoded by the exons ATGGATATATGCGAcgggaagagaagaagaaaggtaAGCGGCGGCGTGCGGGGCTGCAGGCGCAGCGTGGCCGCCAAGATGAAGCGGGAGGCGGTGAAGGTCCTCCGCTCCCTCTCAGTGGGGAACAACAACAGGCGTGCTGAGGCCATGGACGAGGAAGACGACGAGGACTGCTTCTCCATTTCCTTCCTCCGGAGTGACCCCTCCAGGCCGGCGGCGGCCGTGTCTCCGCGGTACAGCCTGCTGCGGGAGGTGGGCCGGGGAAGCTACGGGGTGGTGTACGAGGCCGTGGCCCGGAGAACAGGGGCCAGGGTTGCGGTGAAGAGGCTCCAGTGCGACGCCCCAGAAAACGTCGAACTGGCACTGGCCGAGTTCTGGGCCCTGACGAGCCTAGAGAACCGACACCAGAATGTGGTTCAACTAGAGGAGTGCGTGCTGCAGCGGAACGGCCTGGCCCAGAAGATGAGCCACGGCAACAAGAAGTCCAAGCAGTACCTGCGGCTAGTGGAGACCTCCCTCAAAG GTGAGCGCATCCTGGGTTACCCAGAGGAGCCATGCTACCTTTGGTTCGTTATGGAGTTCTGCGAAGGTGGGGACCTCAACCAGTACATCTTGTCTCGGCGACCCGACCCCCAGACCAACAGCAGCTTCATGCTCCAGCTAACAAGTGCCATTGCTTTCCTTCACAAGAACAACATTGTCCACCGGGATCTGAAGCCAGACAACATTCTCATCTCCCAGAAATCTGGTTCACCTGTACTTAAGGTAGCAGACTTTGGCCTCAGTAAGGTTTGTGCTGGACTAACCTCCAAGACCATTGAAGAAGATCCTACAGCGAGAGCTGGTGGCAAAGGGAGCAACCAGTACAACACTGTCAACATCAACAAGTTCTGGTTATCATCAGCTTGCGGCTCAGACTTCTACATGGCCCCGGAGGTTTGGGAGGGCCACTACACAGCTAAAGCTGACATCTTTGCCCTTGGCATCATCATTTGGGCAATGGTCGAACGAATCACGTTCATTGATGCAGAGTCGAAGCGTGAACTACTGGGCACGTACGTTCGACAGGGCTCTGAGATCATTCCTGTTGGGGAAGCTCTGCTAGAGAACCCCAAGATGATTCTGCACATCCCTCAGAAGGCCAGGAGCTCTATGACTGAAGGGGTAAAGAAACTCCTTCTGGACATGCTTGCAGTAAACCCTCAGGACCGACCAGATGCTCTCCAACTGGAAATACGAATGGATCAAGTCACTTTTGCTGCATGA